AGGTGCGTAGACATGGGCGGCACGGTGTGCGACGCCGATCGCGAGCCGGTCGGCCACCTGCTCCGGCGTGTGGACGCGGCCGGCGAACCACGGCTGGTCCGCGCGCAGGGCGCGCAGCACCGGGTGCTCGTCCAGTCCGGCGATCATGTCGGTGCCGGTCCAGTGCAGATAGGCGATGCCCACGGCGATGCCGTCGGGTTCCAGCTCGCCGCGCAGGGACTGCGCGAAGGACTCCGCTCCCGCCTTGGAGGCGCAGTAGGCGCTCATCATGGGGGCCGCGCCGAAGGCGGCCGTCGAGGCGACCTGGAGGAAGTAGCCGCGGGTGCGGGTGAGCTGCGGCAGGAAGGCGCGGGCGGTGTTGGCGGCGCCCACCAGGTTGACCTCGACGACCCGCCGCCACAGAGCGGCGTCGGTCAGCCGGAAGGGCCCGCCCGCGGCGACCCCCGCGTTGGCCACGACCACGGACGCGGCACCGAGGCCGTCGGCCACCTGCCGCGCGGCCTCGTCGAGAGCCGCCTGATCGGTGACATCGGCCTCGACGCACTGACTGGGCGTGGTCAGCGACGATGCGGCGGCCTGCAGGGTGCGCGCCTCGCGCCCGACCAGGGCGACGTGCATCCCGTCCGCCGACAAGCGCCGCGCCAGGGCCTCGCCGATCCCGCGGGCGGCCCCGGTGACGACGGCGACGCGGCCCCGGAGAGGTGCCTCGAGACCTGCCCGGCCGTTCGGACGCGGCCATACGGTGCTGTGCATGGGGTGCTCGCTCTCGCGTTGTGCGAAGGTCGCGGCGCCCTCGGATGCCGTCCGGGCACGGCCCTCGCGGGGCCCGGGTACCCGGACGACGTCCGCCGACCCGTCGCAGGGGGATGGCCTCGCACAGTGCGGCCGTAGGGCCGGTGCGGGAGGGAACGGTGCACTCCCCCTGTCCCGCGGAACAGGCGGGCGACGTGGCGGGCGACGTGGCTGAGGCACTTGTCGCCGGCGGCACCATGCACGCCTTCTGTGGCGTGGCCGCCACAGACTGGTCTGCGCAGCCGTGGTCGTGCCCACCTGCACGATCCGCATCGGCCGACCGGCACACACCGATCCACGCGAGACTCCCCCTGCGAAGCCGCATCCGACCGAGACGCGCCCGCGGAAGAGGGAACGGGCCGGTGCCGCGTCGGCCCTGTCGATCACGGGAGACCACGGTGGGCGGTCAGGTGGGCTGGCCCTTCCTCACCCCGCACGCTCGGGTGCTTGCGGCCATCGCTCGTACCCCTGACGCGCGCATCCGGGATATCGCCTTCGCATGTCAGATCACCGAGCGCACCGCTCACACCGTGGTGAGCGATCTCGAGCGGGCGGGTTTCCTCACCCGGAAGCGCGTCGGGCGACGCAACCACTACGTACTGCATCCGGAGCGCGGCCGCTGTCATCCGGCCGAGGTCCGCCTGTCCGTGCCCGCACTGCTGGTGCTTCTCACGGGCTGAGCATGAGCTCGTCCGGCTGCCAGGAGGTATGGCGGCACAGCGGAGGGTTGTGTGCTCAGTGCCTGGTCACCGGGCGAGGGTGGAGGGCGTGTCGGGCAGCAGGCGCGAGAGATCGAAGACGGCGGGGTTCACATCGGTGGCCAGGAGCAGCAGCCGCAGCGGCTGGGAACGCAGTCCGGTGACGGTCGTGGTGCGGCCGGAGATGCCGGTGGCGGCGGGGGCGAAGAGGAGGTGGAGGCCGGCGACATCCATGAAGGGTGTCTGATGCAGGTCCCACACCAGGTCGGTGATGCGGGCCGGCAGTGCCTCGACGGCGGCTTGGAGCGGGGGGAAGGTGTCGCGGTCGATGTCGCCGTGTGGGGTGATGCGTGCGCAGGTGCCGTCGATCCTGGTCGTGATGTTCATGCTGGGCGCGCCCCCTTCCGGGGGGTTGGAGAGCCCAAAGGCGAAGCACCCCCTCGGGGGTGTACGACGATGGTGGGGTCCGAGTGCCCGGGATGGGGGCAACGCCCGGTTCCCCAGAGGTCCGGCGCCCCGCGGAGTGCCGGTCCGTCTCGTTGTCCGTCCACCGTCGCACATCTCTGCCCGCGGGCACGACCCCTCTGGTGAGAACGCTGTGTGAAGGTGGGGCGCGGGCCCCCGACCGCCGCCGCGCAGGGCGGGCCCGGTGCAAGTGCCGCGCAGTGGGCCGGTGGCAGGCGGCAGCCGGTGACCGAGCTGGTGGCCGGCAGCGGCCCACGCCGTCCGATGGGGGCGTTCGGGAGTGGCGCCGCCCCGAGCCCGACGCGGTCCACACCGACGGGTGCCACGCGACCGCGCCCCGCCTGCACGTCCCGCCTGCACGCCGTCGACCGGGACGCAGCCCGCCGACCGCTCGCCTCCCAGCCGCAGCTCTTTCACCGCGGGCACGCTCGACACGCGCTGCGCTGCCCGGGGCCGCTGCCACCCGTGCCGGCCGGCCCGGCGAGCCGCTTGTCCTCGCAGTGGTCCGGTGCGGCGCGGGAGAGTCCGTGCAGCCGCGCCTGGGTGGCTCGGCCGGCGTTGCCGCGCCCCGTGGCGGCTCGGCAGTCCGCGCGCTCTCGCGTCAGCGACGGATGAGGCCGAGGTCGGTGGCGGTGGTGACGGCGGCGAGCCGGGCCCGGTCGAACGCGCGGCCCGCGGGACCGGAGCCGAGGCCGGGTGGGGCCCGCCCTCGCGACACCTCACGGCGAGCTGCGGGAAACGGGTCTGTCGGTGGTACGCCGATCAGGCCGACCACAGCCACGCCTTCGACCCGACTGTGCGCAGCGCCGCCCTGGACGTGCGGGGCCGGCGGGAACCGGCAAAAGCAGTGCCCCGAGCGGGAAAGCGGAATAGGGCGCACCGCACTCGGCGCACTCCGTGGACGCCGCACGGAAAGCGGGTCATCCGTCCGCATGACCGGAGGGATTCCCTCCCTTTCGTTCGTCCCGCAGAGCCGCCCACAACGAATAGCGCACCGCAAGATATGCGCCAGCGGCGCATCTCGGCCAAATCTCCGCCCAGTACGACGGAAAGCTCATCGCCGAGGCACCGCAATCCCTCGCGAGCCCTATAGTCGGACCGCTAAAAGCGATCGGAAAAGACGGGCCGAGGCGGCGCTTGCGTCGCCTTTCCGTCGTGCAATGCAATACCGACGGATCGCAAGACTCCGTTTCGCACGGCCCATTCAGCGCACTTTCGGTTCCGCTTTCTCCCACGGAGGAGTTCCCATGTCCGATCTCGCGCGCACCGCCCTGGACCTCCAGGACCTCGACCTGGACCTCAGTGACCTCACCGTCACGGCCATGCGCGACACCGCCGCGCTGCCCGAGGGCGGGGCGTCCTGGGGTTCCTGTTCCTGCCAGGGCTCGTCGTCCTGCGCCCAGCCCCAGCCCCAGCTGGACACCGGGGTCGTCGACGCCGGCTGATCCGCGCCCGCGTCCACGCCACTCCGGACCGCAACGTCAGAAGGGAGCAACCGATGTCCGACACCGGCGTCACCCCGGACCTCGACCTCGCGGACCTCGACCTCGGGGACCTCACCGTGACCTCGATGCGTGACACCGTCGCGCTTCCCGAGGGCGGTGCCTCCAACGGCGCCAGTTCCTGCTCCTGCAGCTCGTCCTCGTGCGCGCAGCCGCAGCTGCCCGTACCGCTGTAGGTCCCGGTCACACCGAGTCGCCGGCCGGGCGGCCCGTGACGCGTCACGAGGTCATACGACCGGCCGGCGTGCGCCGCGGGCCGTCCACCTGGCCGGCCCGCGGTGGTGCCGCACCACGGGAGCCACGGGCACGAAGGGACGGGACAGCCATGCCACACACCGCGAGCGCCGACACACCACCCGGGCAGGGCGGTTACCTCGTCGACTCGGCGCCGTACGCCCTGGTGCGCGCCACAGTGCTGGCCTGCCCCGCGCAGCCTCCGGCCACGGCGTCGTTCCGTGCCGCCCTCGCCCGCCTCACCTCGCTCGACGTCGCGCTGCGCGCGCTCCGCGAGCCGCTCTGCGACGACCTGTACGCCAGCCGGTCCGGCCACGGCGAGCAGTACCACCGTGACGTCGTCCTGCCGCTGCGCCGCGAACTGCACAACGGGCGCGAGCCGCGGCCCGCCGTGCTGGACCGCCTGGACGACCTCCCGCGGCGAGTCCCCCGGCTCGCTTCCTGGCTGGCGCTGCGCGAGCGTCGCCGGGCCCTGGTGACCGAGCTGCGCGACGCCGCCGAACCGGCACTCGCGGCCGAGCGGGCGGCCCTCGCCGCCCTGTGCCGGGAACCCGCGTTCGCCCGGGCCGTCGCACTCACCAGCGGCGACCTGCTGCGCGCGGTCGAACGCGCCGGCCGCCGGGCCGACGACCGCAAAGCCCGCAAGGAGGAGCCCACGGTGCTGCGCCACGCCCTGCGGGCCGGCACCAAGACCAGTCCCCTGTCGTGGTTCACGGCCGTCGGCTGGGGCCGGCCGGCTCCGCCGTCCGCGGGCCGCCCGCGCGTGCGGTCGTGGGGCGAACAGCCCCTCCTGGACGGTCCTCTGCACGCGTCGGTGAAGGTCAACCGCACCCTGACGACCGCCCTCGCCGAGGCGCTGCTGGCCGACCCGCGCCACGGCGCCGGGCTCCCGCACCGCCTCACCAGCACCGCGCGCGTGACCGGCGGACGCGCGACGTACGCCCGCGCCCGAGTCGCCTTCGCCGGCGGCCGCTACCTCGTCACCGACGAGGACGCGGCGGAGGTGGCCTTCAGCGGTCCCCTTCGGCTCCTTGCCCCGTACGCCGCCGCCCCCGCGCCGCTCGACGAGATGACGGAGCTGCTGGCCGCCGCCCTGCCCGGGGCGCCCGATGCCCACCGCGCGGCGGCGCTGGCCTTCCTCGAACGCCTCCGGCAGGCGGGTCTGCTGGTGCCGGCCGATCCCGTCCCGCCGCAGGACCCGGACCCGGCGGGCCGGCTGGCCGCGTGGCTCCGCACGCTCCCCGACGTGCGCGGACAGGGCCCCGAGGCGGCGGGCCGCCTCGCGGACCGGCTGGCGGAACTGTCCCGTGAGACCTCGTCGTTCGCTGCCGCGCCCGCGCCGCGGCGCCCGGCGCTGCTCGCCCGGCTCGCCGACGGGTGGACCCGGCTGCTCGCCGACGCCGGACGGCCCGTCCCGGCGGACTCGGCGCCGCTGAACGTCCTGTCCGAGGACGTCGTGGCCCCACGGCCGGTGCCGCTGGACGGGTTCCTCGACGGGGCCGACCACGAGGCGCTGGCCGAAGTCACGGCGCTGGCCGAGCTGTTCGACCTGGCACATGTGATGCGGCGGGCGGTCCGCGACCGGTTCGTGGAGCGGTACGGCGCGGGTGGCACCTGCCCGCACCCCTGGGCGTTCGGCGCCGAGGTGGAGGAGGCCTGGGAGCGGGCCGCCCGCGTCACCGCCCCGGGCCGGGAGGATCCGGCCGGGTTCCCCACCGGCGTCGGGGCGCTCATGGCCCTGCGCGCCGAACTGACCGACGCCGTGCGCACCGCCGCGGCCGGAACGCCGGACGGCACCGAGGTCCTGCTGCCGGCCGACGCCGTCAAGGGCCTGGGCGAGCGGCTGCCGCACTGGACCGTCGAACGCCCCCTGAGCTACGCGTACTTCCTCCAGCGGGACCCGGACGGCGGGCTGCTCTGCGTGAACCGCGTCTACGGCGGCTGGGGCCGGTTCACCAGCAGGTTCCTCGACGCGCTCGACCCCGAGGCGGCCGAGGAGGTGGCCGCGCAGCTGCGGCGCGGCCTCGGGCCGGGCGCGCGCGCCGCGCAACTGCGGCCGGTGGGAGGGTTCAACGCCAATCTGCACCCGCTGCTCCTCCCGGACGAGATCGGGCCCGACCGCCGCTGGACCTCGCTGGCCGAGGCGGACGTGGAGCTCTTCCACGACCAGGCCGGCGACCAGGTGCGGTTCCGGGTCACGGCCACCGGCGAACCGCTCGACGTGCTCTACCCCGGCTTCCTCGCCCCCCTCATGCTGCCGCGGCGCATCGCGGCACTGCTGTCCGACCACCCGCACGGCGTGGTGGACTTCCGGTCGCTGCCGCCCCGGCACTCCGTGGAGGTCCCGGGCGGCGAGGTGGTCCGCGCCCCCCGGCTGCGCCACCGGCACGTCGTCCTGGCACGCCGCCGGTGGAGCCTTCCGGCCGGTGTGGTGGGAGCCCTGCACGCCGAGCTGACGGCGGCCCCCGGGATCCCGGTGGAGCCCGTGGCGCACTGGCGGGCCCTGCTCGGCCTGCCCGACCAGGTCTTCCTGCACCCCGCGCCCACCGCGCCCACCGGCCGGGTGACCGAGGACTTCCTGGCGCACCTGCGCCGCCCCAAGCCCCAGTTCGTCGACCTCGGCAACCCGCTCCACCTGCGCTGCCTGGCCAAGTGGCTCTCCCGCCACCCCGGCGGCGCGGTCCTCGAGGAGGCGCTGCCCGCGCCGGGCGGATCCGCCGTGCCGGCCCGTGCCGTGGAGCTCGTCACGGAGGCGTACCGGGCGGGGAGGCCGCGATGACGTCCACCCCGTTCCCGGCGGATCGCGGCGCCGACGAGGTGCTCGACGTGGTGGCGTACTACCACCAGCCGGTCAAGGCCCGGTTGCTGCGGGAGGCGGTGCTGCCGCTCACGGCGGAGTGCCGGGACCGGGGTCTGGCCGCCCACGTCGAACGGCACTGGCTGCACGGCCCGCACGTGCGGCTGCGGCTGCGGGGCGCCCCGGCACGGCTCGGGCCGGCCGCCGAGCACGCCGCCCGGGCGCTGCGCGACTGGGTCGGCGCCCATCCCTCGCGGCGCGACCTCACCGACGCCGAACTGCTGGCGCAGGCCGCCCGCAACGGACGCGCCGAGCTGGTCGCGCCGCCCTACGACCCGATCGTGCCGGACAACACGGTGCGCCTCGAGGCGGTCGACCTCACTCCCCTGCGGCGGCTGCTCGGCGACGACGGCGCGGCGCTCCGCGACGATCTGCTGGGCTGCGGGCTGGAGGCGCTCCGGGCGGGCGCCGGGTTCCTCGGCGAGCACGGCGACGGCCCGCAGGCGCGGGTGCAGCTCGCCGTCACGGCGCTCGCCGCGCACGCGGCCGCCCACCCCGGCGGGCTCGCGGGCGGCCACTGGTCGTACGTGTCCCACCTGGAGGACTTCCTCGTTCACGACGACCCCCAGGGCCGGCTGCGGGAGGGCTTCGAACGGCGCTGGGAGAGCGCCGGCGCCACGGTGACCGCGCTGGTCGGCCGGATCGCCCGGGGCGCGGCACGCAGGTGGGAGCGCGACTGGGCCCACTGGTCGGCCGCCGCGTGGCGGCTGGCGCAGGACCGTCACGACGCGGGAGCCGACCTGCACGGCGATCCGCTCCGGTACGGGGAGCGCGCGGCGGCGACCGGGGACGCGGAGACGATGCAGCGGTGGAGCCGGGACCTGCGTACCCGCTACAGCGAGTTCCACCGGCTGCTGCGGCGCTCCGACCCCGAGGGGACGATGTGGAGCCGCCCCGACTACCTGGTCTACCGGGCCTGCACCAACGCCCTGTACCGGCTCCTCGCGATCTGCGACGTCACGCCGCTGGAACGCTACCTCGCCGCCCATCTCGTCGTCCGCACGGTGCCCCGCCTGACCGGGTGCGACTGGCGCGCCGAGTTGGCGGCGGTCGTCGACGCGAGGGAGCGCGGAGCATGACCACTCCCCCGGCGCCAGGAACCCTTCCGCCGGACGTCCGGGCCGGCGGCGACACCACAGCGGCCCGGGTTACGGGCAACACCACCGGTGGGGCCGCCGGCGCGGCGAGGGAGCCCGCCCTTCCGCGACTGCGCCCGGACGTCGCCGTCACCCCGCTGCGGGCCGGCCTGCACCTGCGCGGACGGCGCGGCAGCGTGACCTTCGAGGGCAGCACGGCGCTGCCCGCCCTGTGGCGTCTGCTGGAGGGGCCTTTGCGCACGGGCGACGCGGCGGAGCTGGACCGCAGGGCCGCGCCCGGCACCACGGTGCGCGACGCGCTGGACACCCTCGTCGAGCGGCTGCGGGACCACGACCTGGTGGTGTCGGCGCCGACCGGACGCGCCGCCGACTGGGTCGCGGCGTCGGCGGGGCGGCCCGCCGACACCGCCGCCGCACTGGCCGCGGCCCGCGTGGAGGTGGCGTCCGCCGCGGCGGGCGGCCCGCTGGCCGAGGCCGTCTCGCGCGCGCTGTCGGACGCCGGGGTGGCGTGGTCGCACGCCGCGGACCCGGCGCTGCCCGAGGACGTGGTCCTGCTGTGCGAAGCCGGGGGCGGCCGGCGGGCCGTGGCCGTCGCGGTCCGGGGAGGCCGGGCATACGTCACGGCCCCAGGCAGCCCCGAGCAGGTCTCCTCGGACGCGGCCGCGCTCACCGCGCACCGGCCACCGGAGCCCGCCGACGCCGACTTCCCGGCCACGCTCGCCGCGCACCGGCCACCGGAGTCCGCCGACGCCGACTTCTCGACCGCGCTCGCCGCGCACCGGCCACCGGAGCCCGCCGACGCCGGTTTTCCGGCCTCGTTCGTCGCGCTGCTCGGCGGCTCGGCGGCGCAGCGGCTGCTGTGCGCGCTCGGCGGGCTGCCGGACCCGGCGAGCGAGGGGGACGACCCCCGACTGGTGCCCGGGCTGCCCGCGGTTCTCGTGGCCGACGCCCGGCCCCCGCGCGCCGACTACCGCAGCTGGCTGGGACCCCACCTGATCGACGCCGACCGCCGCACCCGCCCGGAGCCGGCCCGGTCGCTCGCGGAGGTGCTGACCCGGGTGGCGGCGCTCACCGACGAACTCGTCGGGGTCCTGCCGGGCCCGGCGCCGGGTGCCCTGCGTCAGTCACCGGTGCCCCTGGCCTTGTGCGAACTGCCGGAGGGCGCCGTGCTGGCCGGCGCGGCGCGCCTGGACCTGGCCCGTCTGGAGGCGTTCTGCCGGGCCGCGGAGCTGCGGCCGGCGGGGCCCGGCGCCGGGCGCGTGACGGTGGGCGCGAATCCCGCGCACGCCCTGGGCCGCGCCCTGCGCGAGGCCGCCGCGGAAGCCCTCCCGGCCGCGGGCGCGGTACTGCCCGAGGCGCACTGGCGGGAACACCCGCAGGCCGGCCACTGGTGGACGGCCCTGACCGGACGCCTCGGCACGCCCGCCCGTCTCGAGGTGCGGCGTCTCGCCGACGGGGAGGAGGCGTACCGGGCCGTCGTGCGCGGCGGCACGGATCCGGCCGCCCACGGGCCCGTCCTCGGCGACGCGGTGGAGGCGACACCGGGTGACGCGGCGGCGTTCGCCGCCCTGTCGGCCGCCGCCGCGGCCGGCTCGGCCGCCCAGGGACTCGTCGTCGGGCACCTCTGCCGGGCGAACGGCGCGGTGGCGGCCCTGGCCGCGGCGGACGCCCGGACGGCCCCTTGGGAGGACAGGGGCTGGACCAACGGCTGGCTGGCGGACCTCGCACTCCGGGAGGCCGCACTTCAGGCCGTGCTGCGCCGGCTGACCGGGCTGCGCGTCCGGGAGCCCGGGGAGGC
Above is a genomic segment from Streptomyces glaucescens containing:
- a CDS encoding thiazolylpeptide-type bacteriocin, which produces MSDTGVTPDLDLADLDLGDLTVTSMRDTVALPEGGASNGASSCSCSSSSCAQPQLPVPL
- a CDS encoding helix-turn-helix transcriptional regulator; its protein translation is MGGQVGWPFLTPHARVLAAIARTPDARIRDIAFACQITERTAHTVVSDLERAGFLTRKRVGRRNHYVLHPERGRCHPAEVRLSVPALLVLLTG
- a CDS encoding SDR family oxidoreductase, which produces MHSTVWPRPNGRAGLEAPLRGRVAVVTGAARGIGEALARRLSADGMHVALVGREARTLQAAASSLTTPSQCVEADVTDQAALDEAARQVADGLGAASVVVANAGVAAGGPFRLTDAALWRRVVEVNLVGAANTARAFLPQLTRTRGYFLQVASTAAFGAAPMMSAYCASKAGAESFAQSLRGELEPDGIAVGIAYLHWTGTDMIAGLDEHPVLRALRADQPWFAGRVHTPEQVADRLAIGVAHRAAHVYAPPWLRWCQPLRPLFPMLVSRVARREMRRTPAADFAAGTGLLGAGRRADWEAHTTGAHGRPTP
- a CDS encoding thiazolylpeptide-type bacteriocin — translated: MSDLARTALDLQDLDLDLSDLTVTAMRDTAALPEGGASWGSCSCQGSSSCAQPQPQLDTGVVDAG
- a CDS encoding lantibiotic dehydratase encodes the protein MPHTASADTPPGQGGYLVDSAPYALVRATVLACPAQPPATASFRAALARLTSLDVALRALREPLCDDLYASRSGHGEQYHRDVVLPLRRELHNGREPRPAVLDRLDDLPRRVPRLASWLALRERRRALVTELRDAAEPALAAERAALAALCREPAFARAVALTSGDLLRAVERAGRRADDRKARKEEPTVLRHALRAGTKTSPLSWFTAVGWGRPAPPSAGRPRVRSWGEQPLLDGPLHASVKVNRTLTTALAEALLADPRHGAGLPHRLTSTARVTGGRATYARARVAFAGGRYLVTDEDAAEVAFSGPLRLLAPYAAAPAPLDEMTELLAAALPGAPDAHRAAALAFLERLRQAGLLVPADPVPPQDPDPAGRLAAWLRTLPDVRGQGPEAAGRLADRLAELSRETSSFAAAPAPRRPALLARLADGWTRLLADAGRPVPADSAPLNVLSEDVVAPRPVPLDGFLDGADHEALAEVTALAELFDLAHVMRRAVRDRFVERYGAGGTCPHPWAFGAEVEEAWERAARVTAPGREDPAGFPTGVGALMALRAELTDAVRTAAAGTPDGTEVLLPADAVKGLGERLPHWTVERPLSYAYFLQRDPDGGLLCVNRVYGGWGRFTSRFLDALDPEAAEEVAAQLRRGLGPGARAAQLRPVGGFNANLHPLLLPDEIGPDRRWTSLAEADVELFHDQAGDQVRFRVTATGEPLDVLYPGFLAPLMLPRRIAALLSDHPHGVVDFRSLPPRHSVEVPGGEVVRAPRLRHRHVVLARRRWSLPAGVVGALHAELTAAPGIPVEPVAHWRALLGLPDQVFLHPAPTAPTGRVTEDFLAHLRRPKPQFVDLGNPLHLRCLAKWLSRHPGGAVLEEALPAPGGSAVPARAVELVTEAYRAGRPR
- a CDS encoding lantibiotic dehydratase C-terminal domain-containing protein; protein product: MTSTPFPADRGADEVLDVVAYYHQPVKARLLREAVLPLTAECRDRGLAAHVERHWLHGPHVRLRLRGAPARLGPAAEHAARALRDWVGAHPSRRDLTDAELLAQAARNGRAELVAPPYDPIVPDNTVRLEAVDLTPLRRLLGDDGAALRDDLLGCGLEALRAGAGFLGEHGDGPQARVQLAVTALAAHAAAHPGGLAGGHWSYVSHLEDFLVHDDPQGRLREGFERRWESAGATVTALVGRIARGAARRWERDWAHWSAAAWRLAQDRHDAGADLHGDPLRYGERAAATGDAETMQRWSRDLRTRYSEFHRLLRRSDPEGTMWSRPDYLVYRACTNALYRLLAICDVTPLERYLAAHLVVRTVPRLTGCDWRAELAAVVDARERGA
- a CDS encoding STAS domain-containing protein: MNITTRIDGTCARITPHGDIDRDTFPPLQAAVEALPARITDLVWDLHQTPFMDVAGLHLLFAPAATGISGRTTTVTGLRSQPLRLLLLATDVNPAVFDLSRLLPDTPSTLAR